Proteins encoded by one window of Fictibacillus marinisediminis:
- a CDS encoding aspartate aminotransferase family protein, which produces MNKYNVLHPFSFMPNLQDKTEEDIKEIYTFLESGKGCWVKDDKGNEYFYATTAVPTVGLGNKRVVDAINKQMERLSFASTCGQTHPYVQKLAEKLVSVAGEQFSLCFYTTDGSGAIETAMKLARQHFMQKGLQGKSKFISFDGNYHGTTFASGSVTKMGIQETFGEGIKGCYTAPFPNMLRPPVEGTEEEITDYCLQRLKHLIAEISPDEVAAIIFEPIQGVNGIIPMSKRFLQQVASLAKENNILLIADEVTTGLGRTGYWTSSEYYGIKPDLLTISKGLTGGYFPMGATLISSEIESSLLEEGGIFLHGSTQCGHPVGCVAALELISIIEEENLLENAKEMGEYILSTFKNQLKDCKHIGEVRGEGLMISIEFVSDRLSNESIDFSLGERFSQELRRQGVLGNYFNGILLLYPPLNVSKSEATFLSDKVLQAINQIFGGMNENE; this is translated from the coding sequence ATGAACAAGTATAACGTCCTTCATCCATTCAGTTTTATGCCTAATTTACAGGATAAGACGGAAGAGGATATTAAAGAGATCTACACTTTTTTAGAAAGTGGAAAAGGTTGTTGGGTTAAAGATGATAAAGGAAATGAGTATTTTTATGCCACAACAGCTGTTCCAACCGTTGGGTTAGGTAATAAAAGGGTAGTGGACGCGATCAATAAGCAAATGGAGCGTTTAAGTTTCGCTTCCACTTGTGGTCAAACCCATCCTTATGTACAAAAGCTTGCTGAGAAGTTAGTGAGTGTAGCGGGAGAGCAATTTTCCCTATGCTTTTATACAACTGATGGCAGTGGAGCAATCGAAACGGCCATGAAGCTCGCTAGGCAACATTTCATGCAAAAAGGGTTACAGGGGAAATCCAAGTTTATTAGTTTTGACGGAAACTATCATGGAACCACGTTTGCTTCAGGTTCTGTAACAAAAATGGGGATTCAAGAAACCTTTGGAGAGGGGATAAAAGGTTGTTATACTGCACCCTTCCCGAATATGTTAAGACCCCCTGTTGAGGGTACAGAAGAAGAGATAACGGATTATTGCCTACAGCGATTAAAACATTTAATTGCTGAAATCTCCCCCGATGAAGTCGCTGCCATCATCTTTGAACCCATCCAAGGTGTCAATGGAATCATTCCAATGTCCAAGCGTTTCCTGCAGCAAGTTGCCTCTTTAGCAAAAGAAAATAATATCCTATTGATCGCTGATGAGGTAACTACTGGGTTAGGACGAACAGGGTATTGGACATCCAGTGAATATTATGGGATCAAACCGGATTTGTTGACGATTTCCAAAGGATTGACCGGAGGCTACTTTCCGATGGGAGCTACACTCATCTCTTCAGAAATAGAGTCATCCTTACTGGAGGAAGGTGGTATATTTCTTCACGGTTCAACACAATGTGGCCACCCTGTGGGATGTGTAGCTGCTCTAGAGTTAATTTCTATTATTGAAGAAGAGAACCTACTTGAGAATGCAAAAGAAATGGGAGAATACATTCTTTCAACTTTCAAGAACCAGTTGAAAGACTGTAAGCATATCGGGGAAGTACGAGGAGAAGGATTGATGATCTCCATTGAGTTTGTATCTGATCGTCTGTCCAATGAATCTATCGACTTTTCATTGGGGGAACGTTTTTCTCAAGAACTAAGAAGGCAAGGGGTGCTGGGTAACTATTTTAATGGAATTTTATTGTTGTACCCTCCACTAAACGTATCAAAAAGTGAAGCAACCTTTCTTTCCGATAAGGTTTTGCAAGCAATCAACCAAATTTTTGGAGGAATGAATGAAAATGAGTGA
- a CDS encoding cupin domain-containing protein, which produces MKMSEDKHKIVRKEDMVWEHGMYDQTEMAYLWEDEETGRVAFLVKLEPGARIPFHDHPRREVAFLVEGEVWLNDDLMKKGDFLTAIDQEAHDVYTEKGCTFFIYIDYNIEKHRFEKIEK; this is translated from the coding sequence ATGAAAATGAGTGAAGACAAACACAAAATTGTTCGTAAAGAGGATATGGTCTGGGAACATGGAATGTATGATCAAACTGAAATGGCTTATTTATGGGAAGACGAAGAGACAGGTAGGGTAGCGTTTCTCGTAAAATTAGAACCAGGAGCTCGAATTCCATTTCATGATCACCCAAGAAGAGAAGTTGCGTTTCTTGTAGAAGGGGAAGTTTGGTTGAATGATGACTTGATGAAAAAAGGCGACTTCTTAACGGCAATTGATCAAGAAGCCCATGACGTCTATACAGAAAAAGGATGTACCTTCTTTATTTATATTGATTACAATATCGAAAAACATCGATTTGAAAAAATTGAAAAGTAG
- a CDS encoding YqaJ viral recombinase family protein, with the protein MDYRILIWKNNLDDSEVAKWRSKGIGGTDVSTLFGVNPSKSRRRLIEEKTGHTQLVIHEKMKFRMRVKDFIAEEFKKTGIKLLRKNAILQNVKHPFMIANVDRMIAGKKEGLLCKATSNKDFTLQRNERSSIYLQCQHYMAVTNAKGWWVAMLVGGIHLHYYYIDRDENLITKIINTEKEFWYNEVLR; encoded by the coding sequence TTGGATTACAGAATATTGATATGGAAGAATAATTTGGATGATTCGGAAGTGGCAAAATGGAGATCAAAAGGGATTGGTGGTACGGATGTTAGTACGCTGTTTGGGGTGAATCCAAGTAAAAGTAGGCGAAGATTAATTGAGGAAAAGACGGGTCACACACAGCTGGTTATACATGAAAAAATGAAGTTTCGCATGAGGGTAAAGGATTTTATTGCTGAGGAATTTAAAAAGACTGGAATAAAACTTCTTAGAAAAAATGCGATCTTACAAAATGTTAAACATCCATTTATGATTGCCAATGTGGATCGAATGATCGCTGGCAAAAAGGAAGGTTTGTTGTGCAAAGCTACTTCTAATAAAGATTTTACACTACAAAGGAATGAAAGGTCATCCATTTATCTTCAATGCCAACATTATATGGCAGTAACAAACGCCAAGGGATGGTGGGTTGCTATGTTGGTAGGAGGCATCCATTTACATTATTATTACATTGATCGTGATGAAAATTTAATTACCAAAATCATTAACACTGAGAAAGAGTTTTGGTATAACGAAGTTTTGAGATAA
- a CDS encoding helix-turn-helix domain-containing protein has product MKPVILYYPTLQKDLNCYEWFGNLSNKVKLIKVTSFQDVKSVMKLGDYTVYIILTNSHSFPTTWQFTQLQADTTLMILAGFNKMNMILLNSFLESLDTYVEPSPDNSSFYRSLDYLDDNLCDNELSLEKVASHAFVSKCHYSRIFQQYVGKGFKEYVINKRIQKAKLLLKKGETVTDVCFSIGYNDLTHFGRMFKKIVGINPSQYRNQYSACQEAKTS; this is encoded by the coding sequence GTGAAACCAGTAATCTTGTATTACCCAACATTGCAAAAAGATCTTAATTGTTATGAATGGTTCGGGAACTTGTCCAATAAAGTCAAGTTAATTAAAGTTACTAGTTTTCAAGATGTTAAGTCCGTAATGAAATTAGGAGATTACACAGTCTACATTATTTTGACAAATAGTCATTCATTTCCCACCACTTGGCAGTTCACTCAATTACAAGCGGATACTACGTTAATGATATTAGCCGGTTTCAATAAGATGAACATGATATTACTCAACTCGTTTCTTGAGTCGTTAGATACTTATGTTGAACCTAGTCCTGACAATTCCTCCTTTTATCGATCTCTCGATTATTTAGATGATAATCTTTGTGATAACGAATTGTCTCTGGAAAAAGTGGCCTCTCACGCATTCGTAAGTAAGTGTCATTATTCTAGAATTTTTCAACAATATGTCGGAAAGGGATTTAAAGAGTACGTCATTAATAAACGAATTCAAAAAGCTAAACTGCTACTGAAAAAAGGCGAAACCGTAACTGATGTTTGCTTTTCCATCGGCTACAACGACCTTACCCACTTTGGACGAATGTTCAAAAAGATTGTTGGAATCAACCCTTCTCAATACAGAAACCAATATAGTGCATGTCAGGAGGCAAAAACATCTTGA
- a CDS encoding beta-ketoacyl-[acyl-carrier-protein] synthase family protein produces the protein MRPIAVSGISVISSLGSNIEQTWSNMLNKQSGVSKVTLFSVEDQNNRNACEVKDLKSICIPEVYEKGRATSLLITAIDDALFDAGLDEDFLQSPRCGLSVGTTMGELSGLGQEGARMKYGPHLLAKNVRDHYGLEGPSWTLTNACAAGNFSIAKAMDEIQSGRADVMIAAGVDALSWVAFTGFSSLRAMSPDYCSPFDKDRKGLILGEGAAVLILESMEHLQKRNRTSKAVLKGYGINCDAHHITQPDPEAEGAITAMQEALHHAHLSPEDIHYVSSHGTGTRANDSMESKALLKCFGSRIKTSSVKGNIGHTLGAASVIEAALSVKIINEKIIPPTANLHQVDPDVEIQVIKDQPANFDGENIISNAYAFGGINSSIIIGK, from the coding sequence ATGCGACCCATCGCTGTTTCTGGGATATCTGTAATTTCTTCATTGGGCTCAAATATCGAGCAAACGTGGTCAAATATGTTAAATAAACAAAGTGGTGTAAGCAAAGTGACTTTGTTTTCTGTAGAAGATCAAAACAACCGTAACGCATGTGAGGTAAAGGATCTCAAATCCATTTGTATACCAGAGGTTTATGAAAAGGGCAGAGCGACTAGCCTACTCATTACAGCGATAGACGATGCATTATTTGATGCAGGGCTGGATGAGGACTTCCTACAATCCCCTCGATGTGGTCTAAGTGTGGGGACTACGATGGGAGAGTTGAGCGGACTGGGTCAAGAAGGTGCCCGTATGAAATATGGCCCCCATCTCCTTGCAAAGAATGTTCGGGACCATTATGGATTAGAGGGACCTTCGTGGACGCTCACCAATGCTTGTGCGGCTGGGAATTTTTCCATAGCAAAGGCTATGGATGAAATTCAATCCGGTAGAGCAGACGTGATGATTGCTGCCGGTGTAGACGCATTATCTTGGGTTGCTTTTACTGGTTTTAGTAGTTTACGGGCGATGTCCCCGGATTATTGTAGTCCATTCGATAAGGATCGAAAGGGGCTAATTCTAGGTGAAGGGGCAGCTGTTTTAATTTTAGAGAGCATGGAGCATCTCCAAAAAAGGAACAGAACCTCAAAAGCTGTCCTTAAAGGCTATGGAATCAATTGTGACGCTCACCACATTACACAACCTGATCCAGAGGCAGAAGGAGCAATCACCGCAATGCAAGAAGCCCTTCACCACGCTCACTTGTCACCGGAAGATATTCATTATGTCAGCTCTCATGGTACGGGAACGAGAGCCAACGATTCCATGGAAAGTAAAGCCCTTTTAAAATGTTTTGGAAGTCGTATTAAAACGAGTTCAGTGAAAGGAAATATCGGGCATACCTTGGGTGCAGCTAGTGTCATTGAAGCCGCTTTGAGTGTGAAAATTATAAATGAAAAAATCATTCCACCAACGGCAAACTTGCATCAAGTGGATCCCGATGTGGAGATACAAGTTATCAAAGATCAACCCGCTAATTTTGACGGTGAAAATATCATTTCCAACGCCTATGCCTTTGGGGGGATTAATTCGTCCATTATTATTGGGAAATAA
- a CDS encoding RnfABCDGE type electron transport complex subunit D, with protein MINLKKQPLKVITSWKDYKIDPRHFVLLFLFSFTFSGMVYLGFFQSWKSIVTAVIVSVSTEIVLTKLVYKVWRFPLSAVITGMGVGLLISSPYPWIYALTSFLSITIKMFVRFKKGHIFNPNNIAVVLVLFTLNQYAVSTPKQWTNGFQIMIVILLLGIFATYMANRLDVVLSFLGSFTFFGLLRHFWLGAPMYAALGPLMGASLQLFAFFMITDPKSTPSTRRERIIFAFLVGALDAVFRIYRIPNPQFYALSLISLLTIIPFRIWVSKRINKTEIGI; from the coding sequence ATGATCAATTTAAAAAAACAACCGCTTAAGGTAATTACTTCATGGAAGGATTATAAGATTGACCCCAGACATTTTGTGCTGCTCTTTCTTTTTTCGTTTACCTTTTCCGGAATGGTCTATCTAGGTTTTTTTCAATCATGGAAATCCATTGTAACCGCAGTTATCGTCTCTGTTAGCACTGAAATCGTGTTAACAAAGCTTGTCTATAAAGTATGGCGGTTTCCACTCAGTGCGGTCATAACCGGGATGGGGGTTGGATTGTTAATCAGTTCACCTTATCCCTGGATCTATGCATTGACAAGCTTTCTTTCCATTACTATTAAAATGTTTGTACGGTTTAAAAAAGGACATATTTTCAATCCTAATAATATAGCGGTGGTTTTGGTATTGTTCACTTTAAATCAATATGCCGTGAGTACACCAAAGCAATGGACCAATGGTTTTCAGATCATGATTGTTATTCTGTTGCTCGGTATTTTTGCAACCTACATGGCGAATCGACTCGATGTAGTCCTTTCGTTTCTAGGAAGTTTTACATTCTTCGGGTTACTTCGTCACTTTTGGCTTGGAGCTCCCATGTATGCTGCACTGGGTCCGCTCATGGGAGCGTCTCTCCAATTGTTTGCCTTCTTTATGATCACGGACCCCAAGTCAACTCCAAGTACAAGGCGAGAACGAATCATATTTGCTTTTCTAGTGGGCGCCTTAGATGCAGTCTTCCGTATTTATCGCATACCGAACCCCCAGTTTTATGCTCTTTCCCTCATTAGCTTGTTAACCATTATCCCATTTAGAATATGGGTTTCAAAACGAATTAATAAAACTGAAATTGGAATTTAG
- a CDS encoding beta-ketoacyl synthase N-terminal-like domain-containing protein, translating to MVYISGFSSISPFGIGIEKLIGRMQKDSTASSKNRLPNQLVYSHIKGLNRLPKVSRYGCIAVSEALRFAGYKWSSEKDSRVGVVVSNNYGSLEAIQDMFEECDKYGPTKVNPSIFPGTVLNVVGGHISIVFKFNGPNITLSEGIDSGFKSLLYAYDLIQQGKAENVLVCDLNIFPPPKYKSEVEDFLPDFECVGALLLEKTPKNKKHSLHLSINPANKEGGPLEMSRNVIREMIIKSFTLLKDDRNSNDTIYTHAIGHGEYCINISRVSE from the coding sequence ATGGTATATATCAGTGGATTTTCTTCTATATCTCCATTTGGAATTGGGATTGAGAAATTGATTGGTAGAATGCAAAAAGATTCGACTGCTTCAAGTAAAAACAGACTTCCAAACCAACTTGTATACTCTCATATAAAAGGATTGAACCGACTTCCCAAAGTAAGCAGGTACGGGTGTATCGCTGTTTCAGAGGCCCTTCGGTTTGCAGGCTATAAATGGTCATCGGAAAAAGATAGCCGAGTCGGAGTCGTCGTTTCTAATAATTATGGAAGTTTAGAAGCCATTCAAGACATGTTTGAAGAGTGTGATAAGTATGGTCCCACAAAAGTGAATCCATCTATTTTTCCTGGGACTGTACTAAATGTAGTTGGGGGCCATATTTCCATTGTGTTTAAGTTTAATGGACCCAACATTACGCTATCCGAAGGAATTGATTCTGGATTTAAGAGTCTGTTGTATGCCTATGACCTCATTCAACAGGGGAAAGCAGAAAACGTTCTTGTTTGTGATCTTAATATTTTTCCCCCTCCCAAATATAAGTCAGAGGTTGAGGATTTTCTCCCAGACTTTGAGTGCGTAGGGGCACTTCTGCTCGAAAAAACACCGAAAAATAAAAAGCATTCCCTACATTTATCAATTAATCCCGCAAATAAAGAAGGTGGTCCTTTGGAAATGTCCAGGAATGTCATAAGAGAGATGATTATAAAAAGTTTTACGCTCTTAAAAGACGATCGAAATAGTAACGACACAATATACACACATGCAATAGGTCATGGAGAATATTGTATCAATATCAGTAGGGTCTCGGAATGA
- a CDS encoding beta-ketoacyl synthase N-terminal-like domain-containing protein: MMKDIYLSGTGLITSLGQDNLAWKNLFKDEHKPDNRSYLLNNNIELEYPVFSIKEEELTYHKEKWFKEFGIQEHHIEKFLLEDKDFLLLLLVSLIGLRNANITSSDKTVGLVIAHENLGVNHLINGLIQKPNLLDPSSPLDSFQQYKNDFFRLQNFNFLYHLAKILKINGPTYTINNACASGLYALELGSNLIKTDQADIVLVVSSDYAHVTEYLWLNEKGFNATNDIIAPFDQHATGSVLGDGAGAIILESEDSLLQRNHSPLGRYITTAFQQDHWRISLPDVTAKSYSKAIKNALSRYGNNVDLIIPHGTGIPMWDKYEAREITSSFKDLNLQIPDLAAFKGFTGHTLGANSLIELILGMFSLIEDVIPPLFPQNFHPHQDILLPFTKKKTTKKMNSVLKTVAAYGGFNAATIIEKI; the protein is encoded by the coding sequence ATGATGAAAGACATTTATTTATCAGGTACAGGGCTAATCACCTCTCTTGGACAAGACAACCTTGCCTGGAAAAACTTGTTTAAAGATGAACACAAGCCGGACAATAGATCGTATCTTCTAAATAATAATATCGAATTGGAATATCCCGTATTTTCAATAAAAGAAGAAGAGCTAACGTACCATAAAGAAAAATGGTTTAAGGAGTTTGGTATCCAAGAACATCATATAGAAAAGTTCTTGCTGGAGGATAAAGATTTTCTTTTGTTACTGCTAGTCTCACTTATAGGTCTACGTAATGCCAATATTACCAGCAGCGATAAGACAGTTGGTTTGGTTATTGCACATGAAAACTTAGGTGTTAACCATTTAATTAATGGATTGATACAAAAACCCAATTTATTAGATCCATCAAGTCCGCTTGATTCTTTTCAACAATATAAAAATGATTTCTTCCGGCTACAGAACTTTAATTTCCTTTATCATCTTGCGAAGATATTAAAAATAAATGGGCCAACCTATACCATCAATAACGCTTGTGCCTCTGGCCTATATGCTCTTGAATTAGGGAGCAACCTAATTAAAACCGATCAGGCAGATATTGTGCTTGTTGTTTCGAGTGATTACGCGCATGTGACGGAATACCTGTGGTTAAACGAAAAGGGATTTAATGCTACGAATGATATCATTGCTCCTTTCGATCAACATGCCACAGGGTCAGTCCTCGGTGATGGCGCCGGTGCCATCATTTTAGAATCGGAAGACAGTTTGTTACAAAGGAACCATTCCCCCTTAGGACGTTATATAACCACGGCTTTTCAGCAAGACCATTGGCGAATTAGCTTGCCAGATGTCACTGCGAAATCGTATTCAAAAGCGATTAAAAATGCCTTATCTCGATACGGGAACAATGTCGATTTAATCATCCCGCATGGGACGGGAATTCCTATGTGGGATAAGTATGAAGCGAGAGAAATTACCTCTTCTTTTAAAGATTTAAATTTACAGATCCCAGATCTTGCTGCATTTAAAGGATTTACTGGCCACACCTTAGGGGCGAACAGTTTAATAGAGTTGATCCTCGGAATGTTTAGTTTGATCGAAGATGTCATCCCACCGCTTTTCCCTCAGAATTTCCACCCACATCAAGACATTTTACTTCCTTTCACAAAAAAGAAAACCACCAAAAAAATGAATAGTGTATTAAAAACCGTAGCGGCATATGGTGGATTTAATGCTGCAACCATTATTGAAAAAATTTGA